The following are from one region of the Phycisphaeraceae bacterium genome:
- a CDS encoding OsmC family protein, whose protein sequence is MQTATQRLNGIDTNALRGFIDAVDQDHRSGICGFRVTTNWQGGVKTVTRVDDWRLGGETHPRGFVIHTDEPNQLCGEDSAPNPQEVLMAALNACMSVGYAALCALEGIEIESLQIESAGNLDLRGFLGLDATVKPGYDSLRYTVRIKGSGTREQFERIHEMVMATSPNFFNVSRPVRLEPTLIVD, encoded by the coding sequence ATGCAGACCGCCACGCAACGCCTTAACGGCATCGACACCAACGCCCTGCGAGGCTTCATCGACGCCGTCGACCAGGACCATCGCTCCGGGATCTGCGGCTTCCGCGTCACCACCAACTGGCAGGGCGGCGTCAAGACCGTCACCCGCGTCGACGACTGGCGCCTCGGCGGCGAGACCCACCCACGCGGCTTCGTGATCCACACCGACGAGCCCAACCAGCTCTGCGGCGAGGACTCCGCCCCCAACCCCCAGGAGGTCCTCATGGCCGCCCTCAACGCCTGCATGAGCGTCGGCTACGCCGCCCTCTGCGCGCTCGAAGGCATCGAGATCGAGTCCCTCCAGATCGAGAGCGCCGGCAACCTCGACCTGCGCGGCTTCCTGGGACTCGACGCCACCGTCAAGCCCGGCTACGACTCGCTCCGCTACACCGTCCGCATCAAGGGCAGCGGCACGCGCGAGCAGTTCGAACGCATCCACGAGATGGTCATGGCCACCTCGCCCAACTTCTTCAACGTCAGCCGGCCCGTGCGCCTCGAGCCCACGCTGATCGTCGATTGA
- a CDS encoding alkyl hydroperoxide reductase yields the protein MPHAANPTPPAPRWMRATLVIAGIYNLLWGAAVVLFPTKGFDLVGIAYPDDFTLWIPIWQCLGMVIGVFGVGYLAASRDPITHWPITLVGFLGKVFGPIGFVYFASTGQFPWSFGWTILTNDLVWWVPFGLILLAAWRRHHPENA from the coding sequence ATGCCCCACGCCGCCAACCCGACGCCGCCGGCTCCCCGCTGGATGCGCGCCACCCTCGTCATCGCCGGGATCTATAACCTTCTCTGGGGCGCGGCGGTCGTGCTCTTCCCCACGAAGGGCTTTGATCTGGTCGGGATCGCCTACCCCGATGACTTCACGCTCTGGATCCCGATCTGGCAGTGCCTGGGTATGGTGATCGGCGTGTTCGGTGTGGGCTACCTCGCCGCCAGCCGCGACCCGATCACGCACTGGCCCATCACGCTCGTCGGCTTTCTGGGCAAGGTTTTCGGCCCCATCGGCTTCGTGTACTTCGCGTCGACCGGGCAATTCCCCTGGTCATTCGGCTGGACGATTCTGACGAACGACCTTGTCTGGTGGGTCCCCTTCGGCCTTATCCTCCTTGCCGCCTGGCGCCGTCATCACCCCGAGAACGCCTGA
- a CDS encoding AhpC/TSA family protein, producing MRAEHDHISLTDTLASTRANDGRSLLELSRTDATHAGLLLVFLRHSGCTFCREALADLSKKRDDLKSRRVRLVLVHMGPENSETAAHFAKYGLQGMQRVSDPDRALYRAFELERGTFSQLFGLKCVLRGAWAATVGRHWVGKLVGDGFQMPGVFMIRDGVVTQAFRHRSAADRPEYCEIALAGAR from the coding sequence ATGCGCGCAGAGCACGACCACATCTCCCTGACCGACACGCTCGCGTCGACGCGCGCCAACGACGGGCGCTCGCTGCTCGAACTCTCGCGCACCGACGCGACGCACGCCGGGCTGCTGCTCGTCTTCCTGCGCCACAGCGGGTGCACCTTCTGCCGCGAGGCGCTCGCCGACCTTTCGAAGAAGCGCGACGACCTCAAGTCCCGGCGCGTGCGCCTCGTGCTCGTGCACATGGGGCCGGAGAACAGCGAGACCGCCGCCCACTTCGCGAAATACGGCCTGCAGGGCATGCAGCGGGTCTCCGACCCCGACCGGGCGCTGTACCGCGCGTTCGAGCTCGAGCGCGGGACCTTCTCCCAGCTCTTCGGGCTCAAGTGCGTGCTGCGCGGCGCGTGGGCCGCGACCGTGGGGCGCCACTGGGTGGGCAAACTCGTCGGGGACGGCTTCCAGATGCCAGGGGTCTTTATGATCCGCGACGGCGTGGTGACCCAGGCGTTCCGGCACCGCTCCGCCGCCGACAGGCCCGAATACTGCGAAATCGCCCTCGCCGGCGCGCGCTAA
- a CDS encoding DUF1800 domain-containing protein: MAQPTDHLAPVRDEAFGPREAGALLRRAGLGAPLEDAHRLAELGVAKAVDTLVNYANTPDPSPPRDDQFDRSVIRPPDEATRRAFQQARARRDEEAIARLRTAREEMERRDREQMGEIRRWWVERMIATPRPLEEKLTLFWHGHFATSYRKVQNSYHLYLQNQTFRKHGAGSFADLLRAMIRDPAMLAWLDNHTSNLRAPNENLAREILELFTLGPGNYTESDIKEGARALTGYTFEGNDFLFRREWHDPNPKRLFRTNSRYDGDAFVDLILQQQACAPFLAHALYRFFVDSETPAQPGDAPADTKRVVASLAAMLRSTNYQIRPALTRLFMSRHFYEKAATTTHIKSPVEIVVGTLRTLRTPPRDARLLLDAMARSGQDLFFPPTVAGWAGGRAWINTSTLLTRQNAVVFLLTGLNPRNADRPGAAFLARGRDYDPLAGVPSLAHARTARELAGAACAAMLPIESRAAEDALAQWCADRLALESPDDPLPQRVDRSVLIALLASVGARPEYQLC; the protein is encoded by the coding sequence ATGGCCCAGCCGACCGACCATCTCGCCCCGGTGCGCGACGAGGCCTTCGGCCCGCGCGAGGCAGGCGCGCTGCTCCGACGCGCCGGGCTCGGCGCGCCGCTCGAGGACGCGCACCGGCTGGCCGAGCTGGGCGTCGCGAAGGCCGTCGACACCCTCGTCAACTACGCGAACACGCCCGACCCCTCGCCGCCGCGCGACGACCAGTTCGATCGCTCGGTGATCCGCCCGCCCGACGAAGCGACCCGGCGCGCGTTCCAGCAGGCCCGCGCACGGCGCGACGAAGAGGCCATCGCGCGCCTTCGCACGGCCCGCGAAGAGATGGAACGGCGCGACCGCGAGCAGATGGGCGAGATACGGCGCTGGTGGGTCGAACGGATGATCGCCACGCCCCGGCCTCTCGAAGAGAAACTCACGCTCTTCTGGCACGGCCACTTCGCCACGAGTTACCGCAAGGTCCAGAACAGCTACCACCTCTACCTGCAGAACCAGACCTTTCGCAAGCACGGCGCGGGCTCCTTCGCCGACCTGCTGCGCGCGATGATCCGCGACCCGGCGATGCTCGCGTGGCTGGATAATCACACCTCCAACCTGCGCGCGCCCAACGAGAACCTCGCGCGAGAGATCCTCGAGCTGTTCACCCTCGGGCCGGGCAACTACACCGAGAGCGACATCAAAGAGGGCGCCCGCGCCCTCACCGGCTACACCTTCGAGGGCAACGACTTCCTCTTCCGGCGCGAGTGGCACGACCCCAACCCCAAGCGACTCTTCCGCACGAACAGCCGCTACGACGGCGACGCGTTCGTCGATCTCATCCTGCAGCAGCAGGCGTGCGCCCCCTTCCTCGCGCACGCGCTGTACCGCTTCTTCGTCGACAGCGAAACGCCGGCGCAGCCGGGCGACGCCCCGGCCGACACGAAGCGCGTCGTCGCGTCCCTCGCGGCGATGCTTCGATCGACGAACTACCAGATCCGCCCCGCCCTGACGCGCCTCTTCATGTCGAGGCATTTCTACGAGAAGGCCGCGACCACCACGCACATCAAATCGCCCGTCGAGATCGTCGTCGGCACGCTCCGCACGCTGCGCACGCCCCCGCGCGACGCGCGCCTGCTCCTCGACGCGATGGCGCGTAGCGGGCAGGACCTGTTCTTCCCCCCCACGGTCGCCGGCTGGGCCGGGGGGCGCGCGTGGATCAACACCTCCACCCTGCTCACGCGTCAGAACGCGGTGGTCTTCCTGCTCACCGGCCTGAACCCGCGCAACGCCGACCGCCCGGGCGCAGCGTTCCTTGCGCGAGGGCGCGACTACGACCCCCTGGCCGGCGTCCCCTCGCTCGCGCACGCGCGCACGGCGCGAGAACTCGCCGGCGCGGCATGCGCCGCGATGCTCCCGATCGAGTCCCGCGCCGCCGAGGACGCGCTCGCGCAGTGGTGCGCCGATCGCCTCGCCCTCGAGTCGCCGGACGATCCCCTGCCGCAACGCGTCGATCGCTCGGTCCTCATCGCCCTGCTCGCCTCGGTGGGCGCGCGCCCGGAGTACCAGCTGTGCTGA
- a CDS encoding DUF1501 domain-containing protein: MNPYLPDAWTRRSFLMRGVALASATLTVPAFLARSAHAMAQGAADLRSRPGVPDERVLVVVQLSGGNDGLNTVVPFRDSVYHRSRPVIAIPEREVIRLTDSVGFHPSMTGLKSLHDDGLLSVVQGVGYPNPNRSHFVSMDIWHTADPRGTGAGWLGRFVDNECAGARPRTQPCEPTPAISLGREAPLALLGRTSQPVSIESPEFYRWTGDTLDALAPESANGAPANPTLDFLTRTSLDAQVSSDTIRSAARATPMTTWPRNPLAQQLQLVSAMIRSGMPTRVYYTSLGGFDTHAQQGGVQGRHAQLLTQLSESLRAFYAELKAQRDDARVLTMCFSEFGRRVTQNASGGTDHGAAAPVFLAGPMVRAGVLNDHPPMSDLEDGDLRYQIDFRSIYTGVLQDWLKADPRAVLGGSFRKAELFRRA; encoded by the coding sequence ATGAACCCGTACCTCCCCGACGCGTGGACCCGGCGCTCCTTCCTCATGCGCGGCGTCGCGCTCGCCTCCGCAACGCTCACCGTCCCGGCGTTCCTCGCACGCTCCGCGCACGCGATGGCCCAGGGCGCCGCCGACCTGCGCTCACGCCCTGGCGTCCCCGACGAGCGCGTCCTCGTCGTCGTGCAACTCTCGGGGGGCAACGACGGGCTCAACACCGTCGTGCCATTCCGCGATTCGGTCTACCACCGCTCACGCCCGGTCATCGCGATCCCCGAGCGCGAGGTCATCCGGCTCACCGACAGCGTCGGCTTCCACCCCTCGATGACCGGGCTCAAGTCGCTCCACGACGACGGCCTGCTCTCCGTCGTTCAGGGCGTCGGCTACCCCAACCCCAACCGATCCCACTTCGTCTCGATGGACATCTGGCACACCGCCGACCCGCGCGGCACGGGCGCCGGCTGGCTCGGGCGCTTCGTCGACAACGAATGCGCAGGCGCGCGCCCGCGCACCCAGCCCTGCGAGCCCACGCCCGCGATCTCGCTCGGTCGCGAAGCGCCCCTCGCGCTGCTCGGGCGCACCAGCCAGCCCGTCAGCATCGAATCGCCCGAGTTCTATCGCTGGACAGGCGACACGCTCGACGCCCTCGCGCCGGAAAGCGCCAACGGGGCGCCGGCCAACCCCACGCTCGACTTCCTCACGCGCACCTCGCTCGACGCGCAGGTCTCCAGCGACACCATCCGCAGCGCCGCCCGCGCGACGCCCATGACCACCTGGCCGCGCAACCCCCTCGCGCAGCAGCTCCAACTCGTCAGCGCGATGATCCGCTCGGGCATGCCGACGCGCGTGTACTACACCTCGCTCGGTGGCTTCGACACCCACGCCCAGCAGGGAGGCGTTCAGGGCCGGCACGCCCAGCTCCTCACCCAGCTCAGCGAATCGCTCCGCGCCTTCTACGCAGAGCTCAAGGCCCAGCGCGACGACGCGCGCGTCCTCACCATGTGCTTCTCCGAGTTCGGGCGGCGCGTCACCCAGAACGCCTCCGGGGGCACCGACCACGGCGCCGCCGCCCCGGTCTTCCTCGCCGGCCCCATGGTCCGCGCCGGGGTCCTCAACGACCACCCCCCCATGAGCGACCTCGAGGACGGCGACCTGCGCTACCAGATCGATTTCCGCTCGATCTACACCGGCGTCCTGCAGGACTGGCTCAAAGCCGACCCCCGGGCGGTGCTCGGCGGGTCGTTCCGCAAGGCGGAGCTGTTCCGCAGGGCCTGA
- a CDS encoding bifunctional oligoribonuclease/PAP phosphatase NrnA, whose product MTHDGLPYTNNATTAQIVERLRRATRVAVVTHRKADGDALGSTLALVRTLLHLGKDAYAVFPGPWIDIFDPLLRDTPRVHVPEGSDPVAMLASREPDALVMVDTGSRQQMGATLPWIEAHADRTIIIDHHASGDADLASLRLVEPKAAAAAEMVAAVCVGLLERRSAAELPGDVAEAIYLGIATDTGWFRYSNTRSSTMHLAADLLDAGVDHNLLMRISEQSDPPERVKLLARALTTLRLDHDDQIATIVIRRKDLVELGLETSDSGSLNDRILSVATVRATAVLTEVDDRSCKASLRSKPPATPGEPDVDVNIVAQRFGGGGHKRASGARADIPVDEARERIIATIAEQLR is encoded by the coding sequence ATGACGCACGACGGTCTGCCCTACACCAACAACGCCACGACGGCCCAGATCGTCGAGCGGCTCCGTCGCGCCACGCGCGTCGCGGTCGTCACGCATCGCAAGGCCGACGGCGACGCGCTGGGCTCCACCCTCGCCCTTGTCCGCACGCTCCTGCACCTGGGCAAAGACGCCTACGCCGTGTTCCCCGGCCCGTGGATCGACATCTTCGACCCCCTGCTGCGCGACACGCCGCGCGTGCACGTGCCCGAGGGCTCCGACCCGGTCGCGATGCTCGCGTCGCGCGAGCCCGACGCGCTGGTGATGGTCGACACCGGCTCGCGCCAGCAGATGGGCGCGACGCTTCCCTGGATCGAGGCGCACGCCGACCGCACGATCATCATCGACCACCACGCGTCGGGCGACGCCGACCTCGCGTCGCTGCGCCTGGTCGAGCCCAAAGCCGCCGCCGCCGCCGAGATGGTCGCCGCTGTGTGCGTGGGCCTGCTCGAACGGCGCAGCGCCGCCGAACTCCCCGGCGATGTCGCCGAGGCGATCTATCTGGGCATCGCGACCGACACCGGCTGGTTCCGCTACAGCAACACGCGCAGCTCGACCATGCACCTGGCCGCCGACCTGCTCGACGCCGGCGTCGACCACAACCTGCTCATGCGCATCAGCGAGCAGTCGGACCCTCCCGAGCGCGTCAAACTCCTCGCGCGCGCGCTCACCACGCTCCGCCTCGACCACGACGACCAGATCGCCACCATCGTCATCCGGCGCAAGGACCTCGTCGAGCTCGGGCTCGAGACCTCCGACTCCGGCTCGCTCAACGATCGCATCCTCTCCGTCGCGACCGTCCGCGCCACCGCCGTGCTCACCGAGGTCGACGACCGCTCCTGCAAGGCGTCGCTGCGCAGCAAGCCCCCCGCCACGCCGGGAGAGCCCGACGTCGACGTGAACATCGTCGCCCAGCGCTTCGGGGGCGGCGGGCACAAGCGCGCGTCGGGCGCACGCGCCGATATCCCCGTCGACGAGGCGCGCGAACGCATCATCGCCACCATCGCGGAGCAGCTGCGGTGA
- the mqnB gene encoding futalosine hydrolase: protein MTGASRALDPFLTGSRRALLVVAVRAEGDAALRGVGAPALPDDAPWWTPIGVTDRVDLVLGGVSKANAGAATALALDPARHGLVMSIGIAGSLPRDDSPALGVGDLIVGDASVFADEGIATPSGYRDLAQMGFAPMPGGGVSAKSDPALVRALAPMAERVGAIATVSTCSGHDSLAREIAQRTGAFAEAMEGAAVGLVAMRMGVPFVEVRAISNHTGDREGQGWDIPSALARLTRFCASI, encoded by the coding sequence ATGACCGGCGCGTCCCGCGCGCTCGACCCGTTCCTCACCGGCTCCCGCCGCGCGCTCCTCGTGGTCGCGGTCCGCGCCGAGGGCGACGCCGCGCTGCGCGGGGTGGGCGCTCCGGCGCTGCCCGACGACGCGCCGTGGTGGACGCCCATCGGCGTCACCGATCGCGTCGACCTCGTGCTCGGGGGCGTGAGCAAGGCCAACGCCGGGGCGGCGACCGCGCTCGCGCTCGACCCTGCGCGCCACGGGCTGGTCATGTCGATCGGCATCGCCGGCTCGCTGCCGCGCGACGACTCGCCGGCGCTTGGGGTGGGCGACCTGATCGTGGGCGACGCGTCGGTGTTCGCCGACGAGGGCATCGCGACGCCCTCCGGCTACCGCGACCTGGCGCAGATGGGCTTTGCGCCGATGCCGGGCGGCGGAGTCTCCGCGAAGTCGGACCCTGCGCTCGTTCGCGCGCTGGCGCCGATGGCGGAGCGCGTCGGCGCGATCGCGACCGTGTCGACCTGCTCGGGCCACGACTCGCTCGCGCGCGAGATCGCGCAGCGCACCGGGGCGTTCGCCGAGGCGATGGAGGGCGCCGCCGTCGGGCTGGTCGCGATGCGGATGGGCGTCCCCTTCGTCGAGGTCCGCGCGATCAGCAACCACACGGGCGACCGCGAGGGCCAGGGGTGGGACATCCCGTCGGCGCTCGCGCGCCTGACGCGGTTCTGCGCCTCGATCTGA
- a CDS encoding PilN domain-containing protein codes for MNPLSKRSIVGLCVVGDDLVVVDASARGDQIRWTARRVQGFLSESAQGGAGGAGGSGGAEAIATEGKATGVTLVWPSHRTLRRDVALGEQTLDELRAAVSETPDAFFPVSRDEALLWDAHEYTDADGVRRAILCAVRLRDIEPVLDRLGSAGLTLGRIVPSAASWSALRYAFDEIPSRVLERASGGWSIAEYEGVRWTGLRAGFGAPPPDANDADAMCDWSATPQGVGESSAFHPGSMHAEHAALGAAMLDLARIDAQDGASMPTIDLLRARPKRRFRLGALGWCGVAAAALVLSLLTLNDVSEARATERARVLAAEVDRLRPGVERVEALRARNDALVQAHNRLVGIESNYRPMARTLEELTRVTPASSSFDRISFADSGLSVRAISTATADLMGAIEGSPLFVRVLPMGGRSVAPGGVETVDLGFNFETPPPFASDAGGTP; via the coding sequence TTGAACCCGCTCTCGAAAAGATCCATCGTCGGGCTCTGCGTCGTGGGCGACGACCTTGTCGTCGTGGATGCTTCGGCGCGCGGCGACCAGATCCGCTGGACCGCCCGGCGCGTCCAGGGCTTCCTCAGCGAGTCGGCACAGGGGGGCGCCGGGGGCGCCGGGGGTTCCGGGGGCGCCGAAGCGATCGCGACCGAGGGCAAGGCGACCGGCGTGACGCTCGTCTGGCCTTCGCACCGGACGCTGCGTCGGGATGTGGCTCTGGGGGAACAGACTCTCGACGAGCTGCGCGCGGCGGTGTCCGAAACGCCCGACGCGTTCTTCCCCGTCTCGCGCGACGAGGCGCTGCTCTGGGACGCCCACGAGTACACCGACGCCGACGGCGTGCGCCGGGCCATCCTGTGCGCCGTGCGCCTGCGCGACATCGAGCCGGTGCTCGATCGTCTCGGGTCGGCCGGGCTGACGCTCGGGCGCATCGTCCCCAGCGCCGCGTCGTGGAGCGCGCTTCGCTACGCGTTCGACGAGATCCCATCTCGCGTGCTCGAGCGCGCCAGCGGCGGGTGGTCGATCGCCGAGTACGAGGGCGTGCGATGGACGGGCCTGCGCGCCGGTTTCGGCGCCCCGCCGCCAGACGCGAACGACGCCGACGCGATGTGCGACTGGTCCGCGACGCCGCAGGGCGTGGGCGAGTCGAGCGCGTTCCACCCCGGTTCGATGCACGCGGAGCACGCGGCCCTCGGGGCGGCGATGCTCGACCTTGCGCGCATCGACGCGCAGGACGGCGCGTCGATGCCCACGATCGACCTGCTGCGCGCGCGCCCGAAGCGCCGGTTCCGGCTCGGCGCGCTGGGCTGGTGCGGCGTGGCCGCCGCGGCGCTCGTGCTTTCGCTGCTGACGCTCAACGACGTGAGCGAGGCGCGAGCCACCGAGCGGGCGCGTGTGCTCGCGGCCGAGGTTGATCGCCTGCGACCGGGGGTCGAGCGCGTCGAGGCGCTGCGCGCACGCAACGACGCGCTGGTTCAGGCGCACAACCGGCTCGTGGGCATTGAATCGAACTACCGCCCGATGGCGCGCACGCTCGAAGAGCTCACGCGCGTCACGCCGGCTTCGTCGTCGTTCGACCGGATCAGCTTCGCCGACAGCGGGTTGAGCGTCCGGGCGATCTCGACGGCGACCGCCGACCTGATGGGCGCGATCGAGGGTTCGCCCCTGTTCGTGCGCGTGCTGCCGATGGGCGGGCGCAGCGTCGCGCCAGGCGGGGTCGAGACCGTCGATCTGGGCTTCAACTTCGAGACGCCCCCTCCCTTCGCGTCGGACGCAGGGGGGACGCCGTGA
- a CDS encoding general secretion pathway protein GspK encodes MGSSRHGYVLIAVLWSLALIGAVAAAYGLATRTMVSQASADIERAQAHYAARGACIQAVKDLSIGVRRAQLSLGATQLARSENIRVDNQSGGVQVGNLPVFPAEMAAAGGFLGAIAQRLEGIQGGQPSQQAQGQPAQGSGAGDLAGTGVNQPAGEGSGAESQPAPLIATGYGTMILHGTRVEVWLESETGKLNINTSPRVMIESLIAQLAIEPAQARAIVDEIEDYRVARLAPNDPRRRGKRERLAHEPLEGRQFASIEELSNIASLDGAMRDRLMETMTVYASGAIDPNYAPIEVLHAIGLLDTRSIEMILDARAVGAQVTPESLRQSMGTALYSRASRWFTFNAPPVFTARTRATVGETTARYLIRVAPAGGEAGQAGVTRLLESREDWL; translated from the coding sequence ATGGGTTCTTCCCGTCATGGCTACGTTCTGATCGCGGTGCTCTGGTCGCTCGCGCTTATCGGCGCAGTCGCGGCGGCCTACGGGCTCGCGACGCGCACCATGGTCTCGCAGGCCAGCGCCGATATCGAGCGCGCCCAGGCGCACTACGCGGCGCGCGGCGCGTGCATCCAGGCGGTCAAGGACCTGTCCATCGGCGTCCGGCGCGCCCAGCTCAGTCTCGGCGCGACCCAGCTCGCGCGCAGCGAGAACATCCGCGTCGACAACCAGTCGGGCGGCGTGCAGGTCGGCAACCTCCCGGTCTTCCCGGCCGAGATGGCGGCGGCGGGCGGGTTCCTCGGCGCGATCGCGCAGCGCCTCGAGGGCATCCAGGGCGGCCAGCCCTCACAGCAGGCGCAGGGGCAGCCCGCACAGGGTTCTGGCGCTGGCGACCTCGCCGGCACGGGCGTCAACCAGCCCGCCGGCGAGGGCTCCGGCGCCGAGTCCCAGCCGGCGCCGCTGATCGCGACGGGCTACGGCACGATGATCCTGCACGGCACCCGGGTCGAGGTGTGGCTCGAGAGCGAGACGGGCAAGCTGAACATCAACACCTCGCCGCGCGTCATGATCGAGTCGCTGATCGCCCAGCTGGCGATCGAACCGGCGCAGGCCCGCGCGATCGTCGACGAGATCGAGGACTACCGCGTGGCCCGGCTGGCCCCCAACGACCCGCGCCGTCGCGGCAAGCGGGAGCGTCTCGCCCACGAGCCCCTCGAGGGGCGCCAGTTCGCGTCGATCGAGGAGCTGTCCAACATCGCGTCCCTCGACGGGGCGATGCGCGACCGGCTCATGGAGACGATGACGGTCTACGCGTCCGGCGCGATCGACCCGAATTACGCCCCGATCGAGGTTCTTCACGCGATCGGCCTGCTCGACACTCGGTCGATCGAGATGATCCTCGACGCGCGGGCGGTCGGAGCGCAGGTGACGCCCGAGTCGCTGCGCCAGAGCATGGGAACCGCGCTGTACTCTCGGGCGTCCCGGTGGTTCACGTTCAACGCGCCCCCGGTCTTCACGGCCCGGACCCGGGCGACGGTCGGCGAAACCACGGCGCGGTACCTGATCCGCGTCGCGCCGGCCGGGGGCGAGGCGGGGCAGGCCGGCGTCACCCGGCTGCTAGAATCTCGCGAGGATTGGCTGTGA
- a CDS encoding type II secretion system protein has protein sequence MMQDPRSIVVPWRAARAVTLLEVLVALVIAVAGLSVAIGSIAQSQRASAVTERAARELALARTIIEEAFLGVLPEELIAESRGASTVWRGAGPDGLAWEAEILVTLNAGFNARAAQRDEGLGQVGGFGAGQMPVEMITVRVGGVELRTTRW, from the coding sequence GTGATGCAGGACCCAAGGTCCATCGTGGTCCCGTGGCGCGCGGCGCGCGCCGTGACGCTGCTCGAGGTGCTCGTCGCGCTGGTGATCGCCGTCGCCGGGCTCTCGGTCGCGATCGGCTCGATCGCCCAGAGCCAGCGAGCGTCGGCTGTGACCGAGCGGGCGGCGCGCGAGCTGGCCCTGGCTCGCACGATCATCGAAGAGGCCTTTCTGGGGGTCCTGCCCGAGGAGCTGATCGCCGAATCCCGCGGCGCGTCGACCGTGTGGCGCGGCGCAGGGCCCGACGGGCTCGCGTGGGAGGCCGAGATCCTCGTCACCCTCAACGCCGGCTTCAACGCGCGCGCCGCCCAGCGCGACGAGGGGCTCGGCCAGGTCGGCGGTTTCGGCGCCGGACAGATGCCCGTCGAAATGATCACGGTGCGCGTGGGCGGCGTCGAGCTGAGGACCACGCGATGGTGA
- a CDS encoding type II secretion system F family protein yields MSAISSRAGTRTRAQGGSFVYRGMRPGEGVTTGEVTATDEHSARKALRDRGVVVLDLRPAGGRARRAGAGSDGPVAAKRGLFARSPGQRASWRRVRAEVFAQLSLLIEAGMALDSALKNVVPIAKRPDDLASLEKLATDVREGRSLAEAMRDQPGRYDESHVGLTQAGQDAGKLPEVLRRLNEQEERAERLRDQLISSLMYPSILLFVLVLTVAAIVSFVVPRISAMFDEMDIEMPVFSRVVIGIARFAADYGVFFLVAMLLGSIYARVQWRKPDTRRAMERRIMSIGLIGPMWWKHQAAMFSGSMSMMLRSGLPMLKSLEIARSAWSSLEMRSRLDAVSSDLREGSRLSDAAGRHGLLPDRTDRLVAVGEESGNLPEVFDRMAESFEGEVSSRLKRALTLVEPVAIVAVGLLAGTLVIALLLAVFSMNDMRMS; encoded by the coding sequence GTGAGCGCGATCTCGTCCAGAGCGGGGACGCGCACGCGCGCGCAGGGCGGTTCGTTCGTGTACCGGGGGATGCGCCCCGGCGAGGGCGTGACGACCGGCGAGGTCACGGCGACCGACGAGCATTCGGCCCGCAAGGCGCTGCGCGATCGCGGCGTGGTGGTGCTCGACCTGCGCCCGGCGGGCGGGCGAGCGCGGCGGGCCGGCGCCGGGTCGGACGGGCCGGTCGCCGCGAAGCGCGGGCTGTTCGCGAGGTCGCCCGGGCAGCGTGCGTCGTGGCGCCGTGTTCGCGCCGAGGTCTTTGCGCAGCTGTCCCTGCTGATCGAGGCGGGCATGGCGCTCGATTCGGCGCTCAAGAACGTGGTGCCGATCGCGAAGCGTCCCGACGACCTGGCGTCGCTGGAGAAGCTGGCGACGGACGTGCGCGAGGGCCGGTCGCTCGCCGAGGCGATGCGAGACCAGCCGGGGCGATACGACGAGTCGCACGTGGGGCTGACGCAGGCCGGGCAGGACGCCGGCAAACTCCCGGAGGTGCTGCGCCGGCTCAACGAGCAGGAAGAGCGCGCCGAGCGCCTGCGCGACCAGCTCATCTCGAGTCTGATGTACCCCTCGATCCTGCTGTTCGTGCTGGTGCTGACCGTCGCGGCGATCGTGAGCTTCGTGGTCCCCCGGATCTCGGCGATGTTCGACGAGATGGACATCGAGATGCCGGTCTTCTCGCGCGTGGTCATCGGCATCGCGCGGTTCGCGGCGGATTACGGGGTGTTCTTCCTCGTCGCGATGCTGCTGGGATCGATCTACGCACGGGTGCAGTGGCGCAAGCCCGACACCCGGCGCGCGATGGAGCGCCGGATCATGTCGATCGGGCTGATCGGCCCGATGTGGTGGAAGCACCAGGCGGCGATGTTCAGCGGGTCGATGTCGATGATGCTCCGCTCCGGCCTGCCCATGCTCAAGTCGCTCGAGATCGCCCGGAGCGCGTGGTCGAGTCTGGAGATGCGTTCCCGTCTCGACGCGGTCTCGTCGGACCTGCGCGAGGGGTCGCGCCTGAGCGACGCGGCGGGGCGCCACGGGCTGCTGCCCGACCGGACCGACCGTCTCGTCGCGGTGGGGGAGGAGTCGGGCAACCTGCCGGAGGTCTTCGACCGGATGGCGGAATCGTTCGAGGGCGAGGTGTCCTCGCGCCTGAAGCGTGCTTTGACGCTCGTGGAGCCGGTCGCTATCGTCGCGGTCGGCCTGTTGGCGGGAACGCTCGTCATAGCGCTCCTGCTCGCGGTTTTCAGCATGAACGACATGCGGATGAGCTGA